A window of the Bdellovibrio sp. ZAP7 genome harbors these coding sequences:
- a CDS encoding glutamine--tRNA ligase/YqeY domain fusion protein encodes MNKPNNSNNKAAPKTNEKAPAEGANFLKQIIEKDLESGKVKEVVTRFPPEPNGYLHLGHAKSICLNFGLAQEYNGRCHLRFDDTNPETEDTEYVESIMNDVKWLGYDWGKNLFYASDYFEEIYQWAEQLIRDGKAYVDSQNEEEVRANRGDFTHPGKNSPFRDRSVEENLDLFRRMRAGEFAEGEHILRAKIDMASPNMNMRDPLLYRIRKAHHHRTGDKWCIYPMYDYAHPLSDAKEMITHSICTLEFQDHRPFYDWCVENVDVPGEPHQYEFARMNMTYFVMSKRKLLQLVKEGLVNGWDDPRMPTISAARRRGYTPESIRRFAKRIGVSKAESLIEFDILEACVRDHLDEVSHRAMAVLDPIKVVITNLPEGHKETILSSVHPKNADLGKRELSFTKEVYIDASDFMENPTEDFFRLGPGKEVRLRNAYVIKCNEVIKDASGKIKELRCEYFVETLGGKPLADGRKVKGIVHWVSATDCVDAEVRLYGRLFKVAHPEDVPEGKDFKSNLNPDSLKVIKNAKLEKSLAKATLENRYQFERVGYFCLDNKDSKPDHLVFNQVVDLASSH; translated from the coding sequence ATGAATAAGCCTAATAATTCCAATAATAAAGCCGCTCCAAAGACCAACGAAAAAGCACCTGCAGAGGGCGCGAATTTTCTAAAACAAATCATCGAAAAAGATCTTGAATCAGGCAAAGTGAAAGAAGTGGTGACTCGTTTTCCACCGGAACCAAATGGTTACCTTCACCTAGGTCATGCGAAATCGATTTGTTTGAACTTTGGGTTGGCCCAGGAATACAACGGCCGTTGCCATCTTCGTTTCGATGATACTAATCCAGAGACAGAAGACACTGAGTACGTTGAATCCATCATGAACGACGTTAAATGGTTGGGTTATGATTGGGGCAAAAACCTGTTCTATGCGTCTGATTATTTCGAAGAGATCTATCAGTGGGCTGAGCAACTTATTAGAGACGGCAAAGCATATGTCGATTCTCAAAACGAAGAAGAAGTTCGTGCAAATCGCGGTGACTTCACTCATCCGGGTAAAAACTCTCCATTCCGCGACCGCTCTGTTGAAGAAAACTTGGACCTCTTCCGTCGCATGCGTGCGGGGGAGTTCGCAGAAGGGGAGCACATCCTTCGTGCAAAAATCGACATGGCTTCACCAAACATGAACATGCGTGATCCATTGTTGTATCGTATTCGTAAAGCCCACCATCACCGCACAGGGGATAAGTGGTGCATTTACCCAATGTACGACTATGCTCATCCGCTTTCTGACGCGAAAGAGATGATCACCCACTCTATCTGTACCCTTGAGTTCCAAGATCACCGTCCATTTTATGACTGGTGCGTGGAAAACGTGGATGTTCCTGGTGAGCCTCACCAATACGAGTTCGCTCGTATGAACATGACTTACTTCGTAATGAGTAAACGTAAGCTTTTGCAACTGGTGAAGGAAGGTTTGGTGAACGGGTGGGATGACCCTCGTATGCCAACTATTTCGGCTGCTCGCAGACGTGGTTACACTCCTGAATCCATCCGTCGCTTCGCAAAACGTATCGGAGTCTCTAAAGCTGAAAGCTTGATCGAGTTTGATATCTTGGAAGCTTGCGTGCGCGATCACTTGGACGAGGTTTCTCACCGTGCAATGGCCGTTCTTGATCCAATTAAAGTTGTGATCACGAATCTTCCGGAAGGCCACAAAGAAACGATCTTGTCTTCGGTTCATCCGAAAAATGCAGATCTTGGCAAGCGCGAACTTTCTTTCACCAAAGAGGTTTACATCGACGCTTCAGACTTTATGGAAAACCCAACTGAAGACTTCTTCCGTTTGGGACCTGGTAAAGAAGTGCGTTTGCGTAATGCCTATGTGATTAAATGCAATGAAGTGATCAAAGATGCTTCCGGCAAAATCAAAGAGCTTCGCTGTGAATACTTCGTTGAAACTTTGGGTGGCAAGCCATTGGCTGACGGTCGCAAAGTAAAAGGCATCGTTCACTGGGTTTCCGCAACCGATTGCGTGGACGCGGAAGTACGCTTGTACGGTCGCTTGTTTAAAGTAGCGCACCCTGAAGATGTACCAGAGGGCAAAGACTTCAAATCCAATTTGAACCCTGATTCTTTGAAAGTGATCAAAAACGCGAAACTTGAAAAGAGCCTGGCCAAGGCCACTCTAGAAAATCGCTACCAATTCGAACGGGTTGGTTACTTCTGCTTGGACAACAAAGACTCCAAACCAGATCACCTCGTCTTCAATCAAGTGGTAGACCTAGCCAGCTCCCACTAG
- a CDS encoding AarF/UbiB family protein → MLSKFLKTTLFVILMSLGLLAKAAPKDTGLYLSFEQRLAVTYALMASGESMEQQEKILDRGIKYFQAVSQKPVQDIEVKSFNEFLTAFRGQWPDTQSVSLDLDLIEKDGPRPMHIFKATSYRVQRQIDDYIEWQLEQLKTMAEKTAGGKEALVSPLIMSRAMTMLNKSSEGQKNLKHMFLQNSDKFFQGHLKEFDRIGEKIATSGLASTQDPAVKIVMQTMLSEYFARLSLNSKKLIVSSFLGGNLQANDMQKFEVMVQNAGPQLQKLLQIVARQGDLSPEMTIVFKRLEDAVRSVPYRQVEELLKAERKNYEFIYFEQKPLGVGTMAQVHRAKILFNGRRQDVVVRFIKPDIELRVQEDGRILKEVAEILDTNPELIKAKMPKIAPLVSDITATVTAELSQEDTVARQKFAATRYNQEVFMETSGHKNVIEFHVPEIYPPLGAQTQLMVQEMVLGQKLDKEAKQWNDVAPQLKQGVVEALVRLWGTETLFGEGFYHSDLHQGNFLVQFGDEKIRVNLLDFGMGGKITSEMQQNLVLLETALTLENSKLIGQSLWDISNKSANTVTEAKFKSLVAEKVKQGFKTKEDASAEEWTKWSLNHGLRLPYDFININRGLTILKKLLEDSGSKKDLTQIMSKVAIQRPRQVIGTLVGKDRLSTLELLESGRRAFLSKPLPAAPKPAVPISCSHIFN, encoded by the coding sequence ATGTTGAGTAAGTTTCTTAAAACCACTTTATTCGTGATCTTAATGTCACTGGGGCTTCTTGCCAAAGCAGCTCCCAAGGACACAGGTCTTTATCTTTCTTTTGAGCAAAGACTTGCAGTGACTTATGCCCTGATGGCTTCCGGTGAAAGCATGGAGCAACAGGAAAAAATCTTGGATCGAGGAATTAAATACTTTCAAGCAGTTTCCCAAAAACCTGTTCAGGATATCGAGGTTAAAAGTTTTAATGAATTCCTAACGGCCTTCCGTGGGCAGTGGCCTGACACGCAAAGTGTCAGCTTGGATTTGGATCTGATTGAAAAAGATGGGCCGCGTCCCATGCATATTTTTAAAGCCACAAGTTACCGCGTGCAAAGACAGATCGATGACTATATCGAATGGCAGCTTGAGCAATTGAAAACCATGGCTGAAAAAACGGCCGGAGGAAAAGAAGCGCTAGTCAGTCCTTTGATCATGTCTCGCGCCATGACGATGCTAAATAAAAGCAGTGAAGGCCAAAAGAATCTGAAGCATATGTTTTTGCAAAACAGCGATAAATTCTTTCAAGGACATTTGAAAGAGTTCGATCGTATCGGAGAAAAGATCGCCACCTCGGGACTCGCTTCGACACAGGATCCGGCTGTAAAAATCGTTATGCAGACGATGCTCTCTGAATACTTCGCAAGACTTTCTTTGAATTCCAAAAAACTGATCGTGTCATCGTTCCTTGGTGGCAATCTGCAGGCGAATGACATGCAGAAATTTGAGGTCATGGTGCAGAATGCCGGCCCTCAGTTGCAAAAGTTATTACAGATCGTCGCTCGTCAGGGGGATCTAAGTCCCGAGATGACAATCGTGTTTAAACGTTTGGAAGATGCCGTTCGCTCGGTTCCATACCGTCAGGTGGAAGAACTATTGAAAGCCGAAAGAAAAAACTACGAGTTCATTTATTTTGAACAAAAACCACTGGGTGTGGGAACAATGGCGCAAGTACACCGCGCTAAGATTTTGTTCAATGGTCGACGTCAAGATGTTGTCGTTCGCTTTATCAAACCCGATATTGAACTGCGCGTGCAGGAAGATGGTCGTATTTTAAAAGAAGTCGCTGAAATTCTGGATACAAATCCGGAATTGATCAAAGCGAAAATGCCAAAGATTGCGCCATTGGTATCTGATATCACGGCGACGGTGACGGCGGAGTTAAGTCAGGAAGACACAGTCGCACGGCAAAAATTTGCAGCCACTCGTTATAATCAGGAAGTTTTCATGGAAACTTCGGGGCATAAAAATGTGATCGAATTCCACGTCCCGGAAATCTATCCTCCGCTGGGAGCACAGACTCAGCTGATGGTTCAGGAAATGGTCCTGGGGCAGAAACTTGATAAAGAAGCAAAACAGTGGAATGACGTTGCTCCCCAGCTTAAACAAGGTGTCGTCGAAGCCTTGGTTCGTTTGTGGGGGACGGAGACTCTGTTTGGCGAAGGCTTTTATCACTCGGATCTCCATCAAGGAAATTTCCTGGTGCAGTTTGGTGACGAAAAGATTCGCGTGAACTTATTGGATTTCGGAATGGGTGGAAAAATCACGTCGGAAATGCAGCAAAATCTTGTGTTGCTGGAGACTGCGTTGACGCTAGAAAATTCCAAACTCATTGGACAATCTTTGTGGGACATTAGTAATAAGTCTGCCAACACTGTGACCGAAGCGAAGTTTAAGTCCTTGGTGGCCGAAAAAGTAAAGCAAGGTTTTAAAACTAAAGAAGACGCCTCTGCTGAGGAGTGGACAAAGTGGTCTTTGAATCACGGTCTGCGCCTGCCGTATGATTTCATCAATATCAATCGCGGCCTCACTATTCTAAAAAAACTTTTGGAAGACAGTGGGAGTAAGAAAGATCTTACTCAAATCATGTCCAAAGTGGCGATCCAAAGACCGCGTCAGGTTATTGGCACTCTGGTGGGCAAAGATCGTCTTTCAACGTTGGAGTTGTTGGAATCGGGACGCCGTGCATTCCTAAGTAAACCACTGCCTGCGGCTCCTAAACCGGCAGTGCCGATTTCTTGTTCGCATATTTTTAACTAA
- a CDS encoding DUF3943 domain-containing protein, whose protein sequence is MKTVLRYITFGVAALQVNAAMAGNFASLPKTQTTASPATASAPIDWSKSSLDYVTQGNAQKNPVEDLMNRRKHYTQDDIERVTRAKMQDDQKRMMLKGQVISIDTRDQEACLAIQKELQANKTLKAMNDVSGLCVQDNQKPIATVTVLSQSNEVQWQRELNITKYTSTEKNIITSTRNVALAALGVAGVLYLMPESVSKWDKSKMKNLPKNWEENVKAGPHMDKDDWMINYIGHPYSGAAYYQVARNEGLSMMQSFGYSVLMSTFFWEFGVEAFAEQPSIQDLFATPIVGSILGEIFYRAELKIKANNGELLGSKRLGAFAMIVMNPMGVVADKINDLIGKDVVQDARAHLTVRKAPTTNAEIERGNVWGIEMQFRF, encoded by the coding sequence ATGAAGACTGTTCTTCGATATATTACATTTGGCGTGGCGGCACTTCAGGTTAACGCCGCGATGGCTGGCAATTTTGCGTCTTTGCCTAAAACTCAGACAACTGCTTCTCCAGCAACAGCTTCAGCCCCTATCGATTGGAGCAAAAGCTCCCTCGATTATGTGACCCAAGGGAACGCCCAGAAAAACCCTGTTGAAGACCTGATGAATCGTCGCAAGCACTATACGCAAGACGATATCGAGCGCGTGACTCGTGCAAAAATGCAGGACGATCAAAAGCGCATGATGCTGAAGGGTCAGGTTATCAGTATCGATACCCGTGACCAGGAAGCGTGTCTAGCGATCCAAAAAGAACTGCAAGCCAATAAGACCTTGAAAGCGATGAATGACGTCAGCGGCCTTTGCGTGCAGGACAATCAAAAGCCTATCGCGACCGTGACGGTTCTAAGCCAGTCCAATGAAGTTCAATGGCAACGTGAACTGAATATTACCAAGTACACTTCCACAGAAAAGAACATCATCACTTCCACTCGTAACGTGGCTTTGGCAGCATTGGGTGTCGCGGGTGTTTTGTACTTGATGCCTGAGAGTGTCTCAAAATGGGACAAGTCTAAAATGAAGAACCTTCCCAAGAACTGGGAAGAGAACGTTAAAGCGGGCCCCCACATGGATAAAGACGACTGGATGATCAATTATATCGGTCACCCTTACTCTGGGGCTGCCTACTACCAAGTGGCCCGTAATGAGGGTTTAAGCATGATGCAGTCCTTTGGGTACTCGGTTCTGATGTCAACGTTCTTCTGGGAGTTTGGGGTTGAGGCTTTTGCCGAACAACCATCGATCCAGGACTTGTTCGCAACTCCCATAGTGGGTTCTATCCTGGGTGAGATTTTCTATCGTGCTGAGCTTAAGATCAAAGCCAACAACGGCGAACTTTTGGGTTCAAAACGCCTGGGTGCCTTCGCGATGATCGTGATGAATCCAATGGGTGTAGTAGCTGACAAGATCAATGACTTAATCGGTAAAGACGTCGTTCAAGACGCAAGAGCTCACCTGACAGTTCGTAAAGCTCCAACAACCAACGCAGAAATCGAGCGTGGCAATGTTTGGGGTATCGAGATGCAGTTTAGATTTTAA
- a CDS encoding fibronectin type III domain-containing protein, which yields MKSQYNMFKVVAISFLVTVSVFISGCLKERESTGAAASTSAWFAGATSAKNLGGYPSAVKVSWARADRSTLGYNIYSLRANSATGVNEWTLVGAVDADQTTYTDSDSLSEGQVYTYKVQAIDATSGAEDGNSKQVSTVTFYGIAGVTITGKTTATVSLNGSTGAFDSIHIYAQPKNGNGTATLVASANGNVENIDITGLRSGVNYKFSARAYMSYLAAEDGNESFVLGQTYSDSFGSGKTSDTTYYYRGVLNFRGFGLAPNATSGPTGRQFNMTWLPFSNATGATKYKIVRSTTTSIDMTASTACTSTTTASCKVCEVTGSPYCEDTALAAPPQTYYYAISVVKTDSSGATYAEELPCQNTTDCSNMALYTVKAHVPPDYMVLVQRDAANYEMCLNINASSDPRHNQRCVYSGLGAVPATTGPSKPSKSYDAGYYDFGYNVMVDRYRVACNWTKTSATCGPNGCVDVLNSVDNSTTPPSNALGVMGNVFYGHHKAWWTQDSCYVKSGSGWVGLSSTTSLTDAEIASAITNDPGPTGEKHRPAVSIFTQAAGSKMCNVQSTAYGTKRLLRRREYLVATPLPYIAGEPGYMSSLLAGAAPKNPLCDPDLYTPVTRATTISEWLAPGNSFVSMNVGGNSLNAWDNYANLKHFIGSPATNQCISRFGIQDPIGVGTVFSDTFVRTSGASTPITIQATTSTLDAGNSDHGSFHFNGTLGPYFYTTNSAGWYAYFGYATWGIPCGGTSATSYFIPAMGLPVCAWTLSSSQNMRKMSEYQLTGQMSTYPVNGTGDSIQYNVHMLATSYSTHSGLSSRYSTFWAGSTTRSYYSNLFCAVEAE from the coding sequence ATGAAATCTCAATACAATATGTTCAAGGTTGTTGCGATTTCGTTCTTGGTAACGGTTTCGGTTTTTATTTCCGGTTGTCTTAAGGAACGCGAGAGCACTGGTGCAGCAGCATCAACAAGTGCTTGGTTTGCCGGTGCAACTTCAGCAAAAAATTTGGGTGGATATCCTTCTGCGGTGAAAGTTTCTTGGGCGCGAGCAGATCGTTCGACTCTTGGTTATAATATTTATTCTCTTCGTGCAAACTCCGCAACAGGTGTAAATGAGTGGACTCTTGTTGGTGCCGTCGATGCGGACCAAACTACTTACACAGACTCGGACAGTCTTTCTGAAGGACAGGTTTACACTTACAAAGTGCAAGCAATTGATGCGACGTCGGGCGCTGAAGATGGCAATTCGAAACAAGTTTCGACGGTGACTTTTTATGGTATTGCGGGAGTGACTATCACCGGTAAAACAACAGCAACTGTTTCGTTGAATGGCAGTACGGGGGCATTTGATTCTATTCACATTTACGCTCAGCCAAAAAATGGGAATGGCACAGCAACACTTGTGGCATCTGCAAACGGTAACGTCGAAAACATCGACATTACAGGTTTGCGCTCGGGGGTAAACTATAAATTCTCGGCAAGAGCTTACATGAGTTACTTAGCTGCGGAAGATGGGAATGAGTCCTTCGTCCTTGGTCAAACTTATTCAGACAGTTTCGGTAGTGGTAAAACCAGTGATACGACATACTACTATCGCGGTGTTTTGAACTTCCGTGGTTTTGGTCTTGCTCCAAATGCGACCAGTGGCCCAACAGGTCGTCAGTTCAATATGACTTGGCTGCCATTTAGCAATGCGACGGGCGCAACCAAATATAAAATCGTGCGCTCAACGACCACGTCGATTGATATGACCGCTTCGACAGCTTGTACTTCGACGACGACTGCTTCTTGCAAAGTTTGTGAAGTAACCGGCTCTCCATACTGTGAAGACACGGCTTTAGCGGCTCCTCCGCAAACATATTATTATGCGATCTCCGTCGTTAAAACAGATTCTTCAGGGGCGACCTATGCGGAGGAATTGCCATGCCAAAATACCACGGACTGTTCAAACATGGCTCTTTATACGGTCAAAGCTCACGTGCCACCAGACTATATGGTCTTGGTGCAACGTGATGCTGCAAACTATGAAATGTGCTTAAACATCAACGCCAGCAGTGACCCTCGTCACAATCAGCGTTGCGTATACAGTGGTTTGGGAGCAGTTCCTGCGACGACAGGTCCTTCAAAACCAAGCAAGTCCTATGATGCTGGTTACTATGACTTCGGTTACAACGTGATGGTGGACCGTTATCGCGTTGCTTGTAATTGGACGAAAACTTCCGCGACATGCGGTCCGAATGGTTGTGTTGATGTTTTGAATTCCGTAGATAACAGTACAACTCCACCGAGCAATGCCCTCGGAGTGATGGGGAACGTATTCTATGGCCATCATAAAGCATGGTGGACGCAGGATTCTTGTTATGTGAAATCAGGATCGGGTTGGGTTGGATTAAGTAGCACGACTTCGTTGACGGATGCTGAAATTGCATCAGCTATTACTAATGATCCAGGACCGACCGGTGAAAAGCATAGACCTGCGGTATCTATCTTTACTCAAGCGGCCGGCAGCAAAATGTGTAACGTACAGTCGACGGCGTACGGCACGAAGCGTTTGCTGCGTCGTCGTGAATATTTGGTTGCAACGCCATTGCCGTACATCGCGGGTGAACCAGGTTATATGAGTTCTTTACTGGCCGGGGCCGCACCGAAAAACCCTCTTTGTGATCCGGATTTATACACTCCGGTCACACGTGCGACGACAATCAGCGAGTGGTTGGCTCCGGGCAATTCATTCGTGTCAATGAATGTGGGCGGGAATTCCTTGAATGCCTGGGATAACTACGCAAACTTGAAGCACTTTATTGGAAGCCCTGCGACCAATCAGTGTATTTCGCGTTTTGGTATTCAAGATCCAATTGGTGTAGGAACTGTATTCTCGGATACATTCGTAAGAACGAGCGGCGCATCCACTCCCATCACGATTCAAGCGACGACGTCGACTTTGGATGCTGGTAACTCGGATCATGGTTCTTTCCATTTCAATGGTACGTTGGGACCTTATTTTTATACAACAAATTCAGCTGGTTGGTACGCGTACTTTGGTTATGCGACTTGGGGGATCCCTTGTGGTGGAACAAGTGCGACATCTTATTTTATCCCGGCGATGGGACTTCCAGTTTGCGCGTGGACATTGAGCTCAAGTCAAAACATGAGAAAAATGTCCGAGTACCAATTGACGGGGCAAATGAGTACTTATCCCGTAAATGGTACCGGGGATTCTATCCAGTATAACGTTCATATGCTTGCTACAAGTTATTCAACACATTCGGGATTGAGTTCCCGTTATTCGACATTCTGGGCTGGTTCAACGACTCGCAGTTACTACAGTAACTTATTCTGTGCAGTGGAGGCTGAATGA
- a CDS encoding putative Ig domain-containing protein, which translates to MRAYLLTILSMCLILGCSKSELSSSGSQNSLSSSEYYVSGTANTRVFYNAPTDAYGLGTFVTELGAENGSLVIPSTLTKGDYGVRTDPAVPQPLDLTVKVYRESHPSGDFIFEAPLLSSQVTVTNVTTAVFWLLKWGFNIPNVKVSQNTFNSIANSVELVCQNCRTQTNSQVLTFLLSRNDIIAKITNTLASENPSLSISYNWAPAVLYYVWSSPVLTTSGYGAKSSKQLETISADVVAVNPLNSTARIQPTSWLLTRNDSSTETVSGSPLIYTFTSEDQESVDFNPTFTDSADLSSRIKIHYEVARANRDPVCNEPIQLVMKANRINSFSLTAYCRDLDNPVATPNLGVTYSLVSGPSGMTINSSGVLRWSPTNALAGNTYNFEVLVTTMTSATHVAKGTITVNSVQIPVFASTITGAFTEGISSDISIPVTNPEGDPLILSVVGVTTIKNGTPSGAGNLTNYTSDFTNPIAPSFVWSFIPSYLQMIGSDGSFSVTFRLKYNTSADSNLDGTMILATQTVVFNLTNTDDPPVWDVNAQGGSFIEGTTFSVSLGVARDPNPNPTAMTFALQSSDSSCDWSSTTTISFNSSTGEVRLDGYPAFDSENTCSFQVVATDQNLMATKSQVFYFDTVNTNRPITEITSPNVDEIDGTENQTMSIPVAEMFSDPDLDIQDSREDITWTCMVNTTGLGSPYTDTCLSMNIKFKLSSGALTGAWNPDFGTAGTYYVELTATDVGGVSASHKFKMVIAPSPAPMVVTVQQGGIDTTMVTTAEGVTTPITLHAVAKTQDAQNIYSYIVSGPTCYVTIGGGSCRAAMIKAPSTVEGSGDQDFIYNIATNFTDGDNPLPGTSKTYILNFTVTKTDDPTIYSQVAVTVQVDNTNRAPTSIGLTSGSNGCTGSTANSLTTAFTICINLAQNSKSGNSWQKSYTNTLSYVDADGTNDSYSLGFTTTSAPGSINTTSNVWTIKLPSCLNTGTGIVSRTYYLKVQDGRGGTYQREIIMKFQNAAAASSCL; encoded by the coding sequence ATGCGCGCGTATTTGCTAACAATTCTATCGATGTGTCTCATTCTGGGATGCTCAAAAAGTGAACTGAGTAGTTCAGGTTCTCAGAACTCATTATCGAGTTCTGAGTACTATGTTTCGGGAACTGCTAACACGCGCGTATTCTACAATGCTCCAACGGATGCTTATGGTTTGGGGACTTTCGTCACTGAACTAGGTGCTGAAAATGGAAGCCTAGTGATTCCCTCGACATTGACGAAAGGTGATTACGGTGTGCGCACTGATCCAGCGGTTCCTCAACCACTGGATCTGACGGTGAAAGTGTATCGAGAATCCCATCCCTCTGGCGATTTTATCTTTGAAGCCCCTTTGCTATCTTCGCAGGTGACTGTGACTAACGTAACGACTGCGGTATTTTGGTTGTTGAAGTGGGGATTTAATATCCCTAACGTCAAAGTTTCTCAGAACACCTTCAATTCCATCGCAAACAGCGTGGAGTTGGTTTGTCAAAACTGCCGGACTCAAACTAATTCCCAAGTTCTTACTTTCCTACTGAGCCGTAACGATATCATTGCTAAAATCACCAACACCCTCGCGAGCGAAAATCCTTCCCTTAGTATTTCTTATAATTGGGCTCCCGCTGTTCTTTACTATGTTTGGAGCAGCCCGGTTTTGACGACGAGTGGTTACGGCGCAAAATCTTCGAAACAGCTAGAAACAATTTCTGCCGACGTTGTGGCCGTCAACCCCTTGAATTCGACTGCGCGCATACAGCCGACCTCTTGGTTATTGACAAGAAATGACAGCTCCACCGAAACGGTGAGTGGCTCGCCATTGATTTATACTTTCACAAGTGAAGACCAAGAATCCGTCGATTTCAATCCGACGTTTACGGACAGTGCTGATCTCAGTTCAAGAATCAAAATTCATTATGAAGTCGCGCGCGCAAATCGTGACCCAGTTTGTAATGAACCAATTCAGTTGGTGATGAAAGCCAATCGCATCAACTCCTTTAGTCTGACAGCATATTGCCGTGACCTGGATAATCCAGTGGCGACGCCAAATTTGGGAGTCACGTATTCTCTGGTGTCGGGCCCTTCAGGTATGACCATCAATTCTTCGGGAGTTTTACGTTGGTCACCAACGAATGCTCTCGCTGGCAATACGTATAATTTTGAAGTTCTGGTGACGACGATGACGTCGGCTACTCACGTGGCCAAAGGAACGATCACGGTGAACTCTGTGCAGATCCCTGTATTTGCTTCGACAATTACGGGCGCATTTACAGAGGGGATTTCTTCCGACATCAGCATCCCTGTCACAAATCCAGAAGGGGATCCGCTGATTCTGTCCGTCGTGGGAGTCACGACAATCAAAAACGGAACTCCCAGTGGTGCCGGAAATTTAACAAATTATACTTCTGATTTTACGAATCCTATTGCACCTAGTTTCGTGTGGAGCTTTATCCCGAGCTATCTGCAGATGATTGGCAGTGATGGTTCATTCTCGGTTACGTTCAGGTTGAAGTATAATACTTCAGCAGATTCAAATCTGGACGGTACCATGATTTTGGCGACCCAAACGGTCGTATTTAACTTAACCAATACAGATGACCCGCCAGTTTGGGATGTGAATGCCCAAGGAGGCAGTTTCATCGAAGGAACTACATTCTCGGTTTCTTTAGGAGTTGCGCGCGATCCAAATCCAAATCCGACCGCGATGACCTTTGCGTTGCAGTCCAGTGACAGTTCATGTGACTGGAGCAGTACAACGACAATTTCATTTAATAGTTCAACCGGAGAAGTGCGCTTGGATGGGTATCCGGCCTTTGACTCGGAAAATACTTGTTCCTTCCAGGTTGTGGCTACAGATCAAAACTTGATGGCGACAAAATCACAGGTTTTCTATTTTGATACCGTGAATACAAATCGCCCGATCACAGAGATCACGTCTCCGAACGTCGATGAAATCGACGGTACGGAAAATCAAACGATGTCGATTCCTGTGGCGGAAATGTTCAGTGATCCTGACTTGGATATTCAAGATTCCCGAGAAGACATTACTTGGACTTGTATGGTCAATACAACGGGATTGGGATCGCCGTATACGGATACTTGTCTTAGTATGAATATCAAATTCAAGTTGTCCTCGGGAGCTTTGACGGGGGCTTGGAATCCTGATTTCGGTACTGCAGGAACCTATTATGTTGAGTTAACTGCAACGGATGTGGGCGGAGTTTCAGCATCTCATAAATTCAAAATGGTGATCGCCCCAAGTCCGGCCCCTATGGTTGTGACTGTGCAACAAGGTGGTATTGATACAACTATGGTGACGACAGCTGAAGGAGTGACCACGCCAATCACGCTTCATGCTGTTGCGAAAACTCAGGACGCGCAAAATATTTATTCTTATATCGTTTCTGGTCCAACTTGTTATGTGACGATCGGTGGAGGTTCCTGCCGCGCAGCCATGATCAAGGCGCCTTCCACAGTGGAAGGTTCAGGCGATCAGGATTTCATCTATAATATTGCTACGAATTTTACGGACGGGGACAATCCTTTACCTGGGACTAGCAAAACCTACATTTTGAATTTCACGGTGACCAAAACAGATGATCCTACTATATATAGTCAGGTTGCAGTGACGGTTCAGGTGGATAACACGAATCGTGCTCCAACGAGCATTGGCCTGACTTCGGGAAGCAACGGATGTACGGGAAGTACTGCAAACTCATTAACGACGGCATTCACTATCTGTATCAATTTAGCACAAAATTCTAAGTCAGGAAATTCGTGGCAGAAATCCTATACGAATACACTTTCTTACGTGGATGCCGACGGTACAAATGATTCCTATTCGTTGGGATTCACGACGACCTCAGCTCCAGGAAGTATTAATACCACGTCGAACGTCTGGACTATCAAACTTCCCTCATGTCTTAACACAGGCACCGGAATAGTTTCGCGAACCTACTATCTGAAAGTTCAAGATGGTCGTGGTGGAACATATCAACGTGAGATCATCATGAAGTTCCAAAATGCAGCAGCTGCTTCGAGTTGCTTATAA